One stretch of Streptomyces sp. R21 DNA includes these proteins:
- a CDS encoding MFS transporter — protein MSVPASSTPLHPGSVGLPPQSRSGGRMALAAVLIGFFTIMVDAMIVNVALPSIGRGFGSGMTGLQWVVDGYTLAFAAFLLSAGAISDRIGARQAFAVGLGLFVAASAVCGIAPNLGVLVAARLVQGAGAAMVVPSSLALLRETFPDPAERAKAIALWGVSGSVGAAAGPVAGGLLTVVDWRMIFFVNVPVGAVALLLLRRAQPSPRQESPFDWTGQVSAVAAMGALTYAVIEAGADGFGTPRVLAAFAVAVVAAVVYVVAQARGRHPMTPLPLLRSRTMSLSAAIGFALNVGFYGMIFLLGLYLQQVHGLSALATGVGFLPMTVLTSFMGPVAARLATRFGARIPVTIGQSLMAVGLLAMVMVPAGAPVWLSVVLMVPVGAGGAMAVTALVALLLENVPAERAGVASGVLNAARQLGGALAVAVFGAMVADRAGFVSGLHTSLLIAAGVVAVSIVATVLLRPERKA, from the coding sequence GTGTCCGTGCCCGCCTCGTCCACACCCCTGCACCCAGGATCGGTCGGCCTGCCGCCGCAGAGCCGGTCGGGCGGGCGTATGGCGCTGGCCGCCGTCCTGATCGGCTTCTTCACGATCATGGTCGACGCGATGATCGTGAACGTCGCCCTTCCCTCGATCGGGCGCGGCTTCGGCAGCGGGATGACCGGCCTTCAGTGGGTGGTCGACGGCTACACGCTCGCCTTCGCCGCGTTCCTGCTGTCCGCCGGCGCGATCAGTGACCGTATCGGCGCCCGGCAGGCGTTCGCCGTCGGCCTGGGGCTGTTCGTCGCAGCGTCCGCGGTGTGCGGGATCGCGCCGAATCTGGGCGTTCTGGTGGCGGCGCGGCTGGTGCAGGGAGCCGGGGCCGCGATGGTCGTCCCCTCCTCCCTCGCCCTGCTGCGGGAGACCTTTCCCGACCCGGCGGAGCGAGCGAAGGCGATCGCCCTGTGGGGTGTGAGCGGCTCGGTCGGTGCGGCCGCCGGACCGGTGGCCGGCGGACTGCTGACGGTGGTCGACTGGCGGATGATCTTCTTCGTCAACGTGCCCGTCGGCGCGGTGGCCCTGCTGCTTCTCCGGCGCGCCCAGCCTTCCCCCCGGCAGGAGTCGCCCTTCGACTGGACCGGCCAGGTGTCCGCCGTCGCCGCCATGGGTGCGTTGACGTACGCCGTCATCGAGGCCGGTGCGGACGGTTTCGGAACTCCACGGGTCCTGGCCGCCTTCGCCGTGGCCGTCGTGGCGGCCGTGGTCTACGTGGTCGCACAGGCCCGCGGCAGGCATCCGATGACGCCGCTGCCGCTCCTGCGCTCCCGCACGATGTCGCTCTCCGCCGCCATCGGCTTCGCCCTGAACGTCGGCTTCTACGGAATGATCTTCCTGCTGGGGCTGTACCTCCAGCAGGTGCACGGCCTCAGCGCGCTCGCCACCGGTGTGGGATTCCTGCCGATGACCGTGCTCACCTCCTTCATGGGCCCCGTCGCCGCCCGCCTCGCGACCCGGTTCGGTGCGCGGATACCGGTGACCATCGGCCAGAGCCTGATGGCGGTCGGTCTGCTGGCCATGGTGATGGTGCCCGCCGGGGCGCCGGTGTGGCTGTCGGTCGTGCTGATGGTGCCCGTCGGTGCCGGCGGCGCGATGGCCGTGACCGCGCTGGTGGCCCTGCTGCTGGAGAACGTGCCCGCCGAGCGGGCCGGTGTCGCCAGTGGTGTGCTGAACGCGGCCCGCCAGCTCGGTGGCGCCCTGGCCGTCGCCGTCTTCGGCGCGATGGTCGCCGACCGGGCCGGGTTCGTCTCCGGCCTGCACACCAGCCTCCTGATCGCCGCGGGGGTCGTGGCGGTGAGCATCGTGGCCACCGTGCTGCTGCGACCCGAACGGAAGGCGTGA
- a CDS encoding flavodoxin gives MTGLQITGCSTSSPSGAASESAERSAATASPGKRVLLAYFSRPGENYSYGGRADLEVGNTEVLARMISERIECDVHRIEAVDPYSDDYEETVARNIREQDADARPAVADLPSSIERYDTVLLGSPIWNVRAPMIMTTFTEKFDFRGKTVLPFTTHAMSGLGTTERDYAASCRGATVGEGLAVRGEEVRDADAAVQSWLRRTGLLRD, from the coding sequence ATGACCGGTCTCCAGATCACCGGTTGTTCCACGTCCTCACCCAGCGGGGCCGCCTCGGAGAGCGCGGAGCGTTCTGCTGCAACGGCCTCGCCCGGAAAGCGGGTCCTGCTGGCCTACTTCTCCCGGCCGGGCGAGAACTACTCCTACGGCGGGCGCGCCGACCTCGAAGTCGGCAACACCGAGGTCCTCGCGCGCATGATCAGCGAGCGCATCGAGTGCGACGTACATCGCATCGAGGCCGTCGACCCCTACTCGGACGATTACGAGGAGACGGTCGCGCGCAATATCCGCGAGCAGGACGCCGATGCCCGGCCGGCCGTCGCCGACCTCCCGTCCTCGATCGAGCGCTACGACACGGTGCTGCTGGGCAGTCCCATCTGGAACGTACGAGCACCCATGATCATGACGACCTTCACCGAGAAGTTCGACTTCCGGGGCAAGACGGTCCTTCCGTTCACGACGCATGCCATGAGCGGGCTGGGCACCACCGAGCGCGACTACGCGGCGTCGTGCCGGGGCGCGACCGTCGGCGAAGGACTCGCGGTACGCGGCGAGGAAGTCCGGGACGCCGACGCCGCGGTCCAGTCGTGGCTGCGCCGCACCGGCCTCCTCCGGGACTGA
- a CDS encoding aldo/keto reductase, translating to MQTVTLNNGVEMPILGFGVFQIAPEQTEQAVTEALAAGYRMIDTAAAYGNEEAVGRAIAASGIPRDELFVTTKLWVQDTGEENTARAFETSLGKLGLDHLDLYLIHQPYGDVHGCWRAMENLNREGRVRAIGVSNFYADRLVDLIDRNEITPAVNQIETHPFFQRADDQELMRERGVQIESWGGFAEGRNNLFTHPVLSAIADQHGRSVAQVVLRWLVQREVVAIPKSVRVERMKENLDVFDFELTDDQMAAVATLDTGSSLFFDHRDPDQVSRIGNLRIHG from the coding sequence ATGCAGACCGTCACCCTCAACAATGGCGTCGAGATGCCGATCCTCGGCTTCGGCGTCTTCCAGATCGCCCCGGAACAGACCGAACAGGCCGTCACCGAGGCCCTGGCCGCCGGCTACCGGATGATCGACACCGCGGCCGCCTACGGCAACGAGGAGGCCGTCGGCCGCGCCATCGCCGCCAGTGGCATCCCGCGCGACGAACTGTTCGTCACCACCAAGCTGTGGGTCCAGGACACCGGCGAGGAGAACACCGCGCGCGCCTTCGAGACGTCGCTGGGCAAGCTCGGCCTGGACCACCTCGACCTGTACCTGATCCACCAGCCCTACGGCGACGTCCACGGCTGTTGGCGTGCGATGGAGAACCTGAACCGCGAGGGCCGGGTCAGGGCGATCGGCGTCTCCAACTTCTACGCCGACCGGCTCGTCGACCTGATCGACCGCAACGAGATCACGCCCGCGGTCAACCAGATCGAGACCCACCCGTTCTTCCAGCGCGCCGACGACCAGGAACTGATGCGGGAGCGCGGCGTGCAGATCGAGTCGTGGGGCGGGTTCGCCGAGGGCAGGAACAACCTCTTCACGCACCCGGTGCTCAGCGCCATCGCCGACCAGCACGGCCGTTCCGTGGCGCAGGTCGTCCTGCGCTGGCTCGTACAGCGGGAGGTCGTCGCCATCCCCAAGTCGGTCCGCGTGGAGCGGATGAAGGAGAACCTCGACGTCTTCGACTTCGAGCTCACCGACGACCAGATGGCCGCCGTCGCCACCCTGGACACCGGCAGCTCCCTGTTCTTCGACCACCGTGACCCGGACCAGGTCAGCCGGATCGGCAACCTGCGCATTCACGGCTGA
- a CDS encoding aldo/keto reductase: MHHIHLRDLEVSRIGLGAMGMSQGYTGAGTNEAESIRTVHRALELGVTFIDTAEIYGPYTNEELLGRALKDRRDNVVLATKFGLVSHGDDGPGHLDSGAANIRTAVEGSLQRLGTDHIDLYYQHRVDPNVPIEETAGAVGELIAEGKVRAFGLSEAGPETIRRANAVTPVTAVQSEYSLFTRDPEAQVLPALRELGIGFVPFSPLGRGFLTGAIRSTDGFAENDFRKDNPRFTGENFQHNLRLADEVKAVADEVGATPAQVAIAWLLAQGDDIAPIPGTKRVSRLEENAGADAVRLTPAQLDRLTSLPPAAGATHTEAQLKMLER; this comes from the coding sequence ATGCACCACATCCACCTGCGTGACCTGGAGGTTTCCCGGATCGGTCTTGGCGCGATGGGCATGTCCCAGGGATACACCGGCGCCGGGACCAACGAGGCGGAGTCCATCCGTACCGTGCACCGCGCCCTGGAGCTGGGTGTCACCTTCATCGACACCGCCGAGATCTACGGCCCGTACACCAACGAGGAACTCCTCGGGCGCGCCCTCAAGGACCGCCGCGACAACGTGGTGCTGGCCACGAAGTTCGGCCTTGTCTCCCACGGGGACGACGGGCCCGGGCACCTGGACTCCGGCGCGGCCAACATCCGCACCGCCGTCGAGGGCTCGCTCCAGCGTCTCGGCACGGACCACATCGACCTGTACTACCAGCACCGCGTCGACCCGAACGTCCCGATCGAGGAGACGGCGGGCGCCGTGGGCGAGCTGATCGCCGAGGGGAAGGTCCGCGCGTTCGGCCTGTCCGAGGCCGGGCCGGAGACGATCCGCCGCGCGAACGCCGTCACGCCGGTCACCGCCGTCCAGTCCGAGTACTCCCTCTTCACGCGCGACCCGGAGGCACAAGTACTGCCTGCGCTGCGCGAACTCGGCATCGGCTTCGTCCCGTTCTCGCCGCTGGGACGCGGCTTCCTCACCGGCGCGATCCGCTCCACCGACGGCTTCGCCGAGAACGACTTCCGCAAGGACAACCCGCGCTTCACCGGCGAGAACTTCCAGCACAATCTGCGCCTGGCCGACGAGGTCAAGGCCGTCGCCGATGAAGTCGGCGCCACGCCGGCCCAGGTCGCCATCGCCTGGCTGCTCGCGCAGGGCGACGACATCGCCCCCATCCCCGGCACCAAGCGCGTGAGCCGCCTCGAAGAGAACGCCGGCGCCGACGCCGTTCGGCTCACCCCCGCCCAGCTCGACCGCCTGACAAGCCTCCCGCCTGCGGCCGGCGCCACCCATACCGAAGCCCAGCTCAAGATGCTCGAGCGCTGA
- a CDS encoding aldo/keto reductase, protein MQNVTLNNGVEMPILGFGVFQIPAEETEQVVTEALAAGYRLLDTAASYGNEEAVGRAIKNSGIPREELFVTTKLYVQDGPAEENTKRAFEASLAKLGLDYLDLYLMHQPYGDVYGQWRAMEEINRQGRAKAIGVSNFYPDRLLDLIINNEVTPAVNQIETHPFFQRADYQELMREQGVQHQAWGGFAEGKNDLFANPVLSEIGKKYGKSVGQVVLRWAVQRGVASIPKSVRAERMAENIDVFDFALTDAEMASVAGLDTGATLFFDHHDPKMVNWLSARRLDS, encoded by the coding sequence ATGCAGAACGTCACCCTGAACAACGGCGTCGAGATGCCGATCCTCGGCTTCGGCGTCTTCCAGATCCCGGCCGAGGAGACCGAGCAGGTCGTCACCGAGGCCCTCGCGGCCGGCTATCGGCTGCTCGACACGGCGGCGTCGTACGGCAACGAGGAGGCCGTCGGCCGGGCGATCAAGAACAGCGGCATCCCGCGCGAGGAACTCTTCGTCACGACCAAGCTGTACGTCCAGGACGGGCCTGCCGAGGAGAACACCAAGCGTGCCTTCGAGGCGTCGCTGGCCAAGCTCGGGCTCGACTACCTGGACCTGTACCTGATGCACCAGCCCTACGGCGACGTGTACGGCCAGTGGCGGGCCATGGAGGAGATCAACCGGCAGGGCCGTGCCAAGGCGATCGGCGTCTCCAACTTCTACCCCGACCGCCTGCTCGACCTGATCATCAACAACGAGGTCACGCCCGCCGTCAACCAGATCGAGACCCACCCCTTCTTCCAGCGTGCCGACTATCAGGAACTGATGCGCGAGCAGGGCGTCCAGCACCAGGCGTGGGGTGGCTTCGCGGAGGGCAAGAACGATCTGTTCGCCAACCCGGTGCTGAGCGAAATCGGCAAGAAGTACGGGAAGTCGGTGGGCCAGGTGGTGCTGCGCTGGGCGGTCCAGCGTGGGGTTGCCTCGATCCCGAAGTCGGTACGCGCCGAGCGCATGGCGGAGAACATCGACGTGTTCGACTTCGCGCTCACCGACGCCGAGATGGCGTCCGTCGCCGGCCTGGACACCGGAGCCACGCTCTTCTTCGACCACCATGACCCGAAGATGGTCAACTGGCTGAGCGCGCGGCGCCTGGACAGCTGA
- a CDS encoding aldo/keto reductase, which yields MPTSTLSLNNGVSIPAIGLGVFQTPPDVTTAAVTEALRVGYRHIDTAAAYGNEREVGEGLRRAGLARDEVFVETKVWITDYGYDATLHAFDKSAGKLGVDQLDLLILHQPLPSAFDRTLEAYRALEKLLADGRVRAIGVSNFMPEHLERLLAESSVVPAVNQIELHPYFQQKALQKLHADHDILTQAWSPIGGITSYRGGEKRTFDDPTLLDIADRYGKSAAQVMLRWHLQEGRSAIPKSTKPARIAENFDVFGFELSADELAAIDALDTGVRGGPEPDSITLEGYSIDIPEA from the coding sequence ATGCCTACCAGCACGCTTTCCCTGAACAACGGTGTGAGCATCCCGGCCATCGGGCTTGGCGTCTTCCAGACCCCGCCCGACGTCACGACCGCCGCGGTCACCGAGGCGCTCCGCGTCGGCTACCGCCATATCGACACGGCCGCCGCCTACGGCAACGAACGCGAGGTCGGTGAGGGCCTGCGCCGCGCGGGCCTCGCCCGTGACGAGGTGTTCGTCGAGACGAAGGTCTGGATCACCGACTACGGCTACGACGCCACGCTGCACGCGTTCGACAAGAGCGCGGGCAAACTCGGCGTCGACCAGCTCGACCTGCTGATCCTCCACCAACCCCTGCCCTCCGCCTTCGACCGCACGCTGGAGGCCTACCGGGCGCTGGAGAAACTGCTGGCCGACGGCCGGGTACGCGCCATCGGCGTCAGCAACTTCATGCCCGAGCACCTGGAGCGCCTGCTGGCCGAGTCGTCCGTTGTCCCCGCGGTCAACCAGATCGAACTCCACCCGTACTTCCAGCAGAAGGCGCTGCAGAAGCTGCACGCCGACCACGACATCCTGACCCAGGCCTGGTCGCCGATCGGCGGCATCACCTCCTACCGCGGCGGTGAGAAGCGGACCTTCGACGATCCGACGCTGCTCGACATCGCGGACCGGTACGGAAAGTCCGCCGCGCAGGTGATGCTGCGCTGGCACCTGCAGGAAGGCCGCTCGGCGATCCCGAAGTCGACCAAGCCCGCCCGCATCGCCGAGAACTTCGACGTCTTCGGCTTCGAGCTGAGCGCCGACGAACTCGCCGCGATCGACGCGCTCGACACCGGCGTCCGGGGAGGACCGGAACCCGACAGCATCACGCTGGAGGGCTACTCGATCGACATCCCCGAAGCGTGA
- a CDS encoding xanthine dehydrogenase family protein subunit M, with protein sequence MHPFSYTKPSDTREALKAGRRGGRYIAGGTTLVDLMRETVERPETLVDISGLPLREVTVTERGGLRIGALVSMAETAANPKVRTLYPVISQSLELSASAQLRNMATIGGNIMQRTRCTYFRDVTAACNKREPGSGCAAREGFNRTHAILGTSDDCVATHPSDVAVAFAALEATVHLLGPDGGRRIPFADFHLRPGGTPNREQVLRKGELITAVEVPAYPRPLKSGYLKVRDRQSYEFALTSAAVALHVRGGVIREAKVAAGGVGTVPWKLPEVERALVGERPSDQLWARAAESAADGALPLAHNRFKMELLKRTVERQLRIVGDSK encoded by the coding sequence ATGCACCCCTTCTCCTACACGAAGCCGTCCGACACCCGCGAAGCCCTCAAGGCCGGGCGCCGAGGCGGCCGTTATATCGCCGGCGGCACCACACTCGTCGACCTCATGCGGGAGACGGTCGAACGCCCCGAGACCCTGGTCGACATCAGTGGCCTGCCGCTGCGCGAGGTCACGGTCACCGAGCGCGGCGGTCTGCGCATCGGCGCACTGGTGAGTATGGCCGAGACGGCCGCGAACCCGAAGGTGCGCACCCTCTACCCGGTCATCTCCCAGTCCCTGGAACTCAGCGCCTCGGCCCAACTGCGCAACATGGCCACCATCGGCGGCAACATCATGCAGCGCACCCGGTGCACCTACTTCCGGGACGTGACCGCCGCCTGCAACAAGCGTGAGCCGGGCTCCGGTTGCGCGGCCCGTGAGGGCTTCAATCGCACCCACGCGATCCTGGGTACCTCCGACGACTGCGTGGCCACCCACCCTTCCGACGTGGCCGTCGCTTTCGCGGCACTGGAGGCAACCGTCCACCTGCTGGGGCCCGACGGGGGGCGGCGGATCCCCTTCGCCGACTTCCACCTCCGACCGGGCGGCACCCCGAACCGCGAACAGGTGCTCAGGAAGGGCGAGTTGATCACAGCAGTCGAAGTCCCGGCGTATCCACGCCCACTGAAGTCCGGCTATCTGAAGGTGCGGGACCGTCAGTCCTACGAGTTCGCCCTCACCTCCGCCGCCGTCGCCCTGCACGTCCGTGGCGGCGTGATCCGCGAGGCGAAGGTCGCCGCGGGCGGGGTGGGCACCGTGCCATGGAAGCTGCCCGAGGTCGAACGAGCCCTCGTCGGCGAGCGCCCCTCGGACCAACTCTGGGCCCGGGCAGCCGAGTCGGCCGCGGACGGAGCACTCCCCCTCGCGCACAACCGCTTCAAGATGGAGCTGCTCAAGCGGACCGTGGAACGCCAGCTGCGCATCGTAGGAGACAGCAAATGA
- a CDS encoding carboxymuconolactone decarboxylase family protein, whose translation MPTQPSRAQQLLGDLAPKMVQLTDDVLFGDVWEREGLSPRDRSLITVAVLAATYRPGGQFPPGEAAREQFGGRIVRFEQFVDSAGVRNAMAAG comes from the coding sequence ATGCCCACGCAACCCTCCCGGGCTCAGCAGTTGCTCGGTGACCTCGCGCCGAAGATGGTCCAGCTCACCGACGACGTGCTCTTCGGCGACGTATGGGAGCGCGAGGGCCTGTCTCCGCGCGACCGCAGCCTGATCACCGTCGCGGTGCTCGCCGCCACCTACCGGCCCGGTGGGCAGTTCCCGCCCGGCGAGGCGGCCCGCGAGCAGTTCGGCGGAAGGATCGTCCGCTTCGAGCAGTTCGTCGACAGCGCGGGCGTGCGCAACGCGATGGCAGCGGGCTAA
- a CDS encoding xanthine dehydrogenase family protein molybdopterin-binding subunit yields the protein MSPQPQAAVGAPLSRVDGRLKVTGQAKYAADHEPAGVVHAVVVDSSAGRGRITGIDTSAAESQAGVLKVIHHRNAPKLPYGPNPGSLNLPGERLRVFQDDQVHFHGQPVAVVVATTLEAAQHAASLVRVDYDAERPVTDLADGTAAGEPRTYARGDAEAALQSAAVRLEMTYRLARTHHNAMELHATVAQWDGDRLTLWDKTQWVASPRDELAANFGIPAANIRVISPFVGGAFGNAARAWPHITIAALAAREVGRPVKLVLTRRQLYFGVGYRPSYEYKVRLGSDRGGRLTAMTHDLRAETATYETFAERGVVSPGQMLYTTPNVSQTHQPVRLDVNTPTPMRGPGYSTAAFAIESAMDELATELGIDPIELRRRNEPENDQFSGRPFSTRRLRECYTTGAREFGWHRRNPRPRSTRDGDWLIGTGMATAVYDTLRAPGQARVRLDADGTALMESSTSDMGPGTYTSMTQVAADALGLTVRNVTFRLGDTNMPTAPLHGGSLTMASVGSTVQDGCDKLRQQAVQLAVEDSRSPLYGADADDVVVRGGRLHVTDNPARGETYRQLLTRNNRPYLEAMGSWTPAQSRSSMYAYGAVFAEVAVDARLGLVRVRRMLGVFDAGRIISPKLADSQAIGAMTGGIGAALLEHTVTDHRDGRIVNANLADYLVPVNADVPDLKAIYVDGRDDEADPLGVKGLGEVVLVGVAPAIANAVFHATGRRVRELPITAEALL from the coding sequence ATGAGCCCCCAGCCGCAGGCAGCCGTCGGCGCACCGCTCTCCCGGGTGGACGGGCGGCTGAAGGTGACCGGGCAGGCGAAGTACGCCGCAGATCACGAGCCCGCGGGCGTCGTCCACGCGGTGGTCGTCGACAGCAGCGCCGGCCGCGGCCGCATCACCGGCATCGACACGAGCGCCGCCGAGTCCCAGGCAGGCGTCCTGAAGGTCATCCACCACCGCAACGCCCCCAAGCTGCCGTACGGGCCCAACCCCGGCTCGCTCAACCTCCCGGGTGAGCGGCTGCGTGTCTTCCAGGACGACCAGGTCCACTTCCACGGCCAGCCGGTCGCCGTGGTCGTCGCCACCACCCTGGAGGCGGCGCAGCACGCGGCGAGCCTGGTGAGAGTCGACTACGACGCCGAACGGCCCGTCACCGACCTGGCCGACGGTACGGCGGCGGGCGAGCCCCGCACCTACGCGCGCGGCGACGCGGAGGCGGCCCTGCAATCCGCCGCCGTACGGCTGGAGATGACGTACCGGCTCGCCCGCACCCACCACAATGCGATGGAGCTGCACGCCACCGTCGCCCAATGGGACGGTGACCGGCTCACGCTGTGGGACAAGACCCAGTGGGTGGCGAGCCCGCGGGACGAACTCGCCGCGAATTTCGGTATTCCGGCGGCGAACATCCGCGTCATCTCGCCCTTCGTCGGCGGCGCCTTCGGTAATGCGGCGCGGGCCTGGCCGCACATCACCATCGCGGCGCTCGCCGCCCGTGAGGTGGGCCGCCCGGTCAAGCTCGTGCTGACACGCCGGCAGCTCTACTTCGGGGTCGGCTACCGGCCGTCGTACGAGTACAAGGTGCGGCTGGGCAGCGACCGCGGCGGGCGGCTGACGGCCATGACCCACGACCTGCGCGCGGAGACGGCCACGTACGAGACCTTCGCGGAACGCGGTGTCGTCTCCCCGGGGCAGATGCTCTACACGACACCCAACGTCAGCCAGACCCACCAGCCGGTGCGGCTGGACGTGAACACCCCGACCCCCATGCGCGGCCCGGGCTACTCCACCGCCGCCTTCGCCATCGAGAGCGCGATGGACGAACTCGCCACCGAACTCGGCATCGACCCCATCGAACTGCGCCGGCGCAACGAACCCGAGAACGACCAGTTCAGCGGGCGGCCCTTCTCCACCCGGCGACTGCGCGAGTGCTACACCACCGGCGCCCGCGAGTTCGGCTGGCACCGCCGCAACCCCAGGCCCCGTTCCACCCGCGACGGCGACTGGCTGATCGGCACCGGCATGGCGACCGCGGTCTACGACACCCTGCGCGCCCCGGGGCAGGCCCGGGTACGCCTCGACGCCGACGGCACCGCCCTGATGGAGTCCTCGACCAGCGACATGGGCCCCGGCACCTACACCTCCATGACGCAGGTCGCCGCCGACGCCCTCGGCCTCACCGTCCGCAACGTCACCTTCCGCCTCGGCGACACCAACATGCCCACGGCCCCGCTCCACGGCGGCTCGCTGACCATGGCCAGTGTCGGATCGACGGTCCAGGACGGCTGCGACAAGCTGCGACAGCAGGCGGTCCAGCTCGCCGTCGAGGACTCACGATCGCCGCTGTACGGCGCCGACGCCGACGACGTCGTCGTGCGCGGCGGCCGGCTGCACGTGACGGACAACCCCGCTCGCGGGGAGACGTACCGGCAGCTCCTCACCCGCAACAACCGCCCCTACTTGGAAGCGATGGGCTCCTGGACCCCGGCCCAGTCCCGTTCCTCCATGTACGCCTACGGCGCGGTGTTCGCCGAGGTCGCCGTCGACGCCCGCCTCGGTCTGGTGCGGGTGCGGCGGATGCTCGGTGTCTTCGACGCGGGCCGGATCATCAGCCCCAAGCTGGCCGACAGCCAGGCCATCGGCGCGATGACCGGCGGTATCGGCGCGGCCCTGCTGGAGCACACGGTCACCGACCACCGCGACGGCCGGATCGTCAACGCCAACCTCGCCGACTACCTGGTGCCGGTCAACGCCGACGTCCCCGACCTCAAGGCGATCTACGTCGACGGCCGGGACGACGAGGCCGACCCCCTCGGCGTCAAGGGTCTCGGCGAGGTCGTCCTGGTCGGCGTGGCGCCCGCCATCGCCAACGCCGTCTTCCACGCCACGGGCCGGCGGGTGCGCGAACTCCCCATCACCGCCGAGGCGTTGCTCTGA
- a CDS encoding (2Fe-2S)-binding protein: protein MSTEPPASPVAPAEGPPTAPSRRTFIATTTAVGGAVVAGGLTTVASPFGTQEAAAAEAPPASRVSLSVNGKRHTVTVDNRTSLLDLLREHLGLTGSKKGCNAGACGACSVLVDGRRVNSCLTLAVRLEGSEVTTIEGLADGDQLHPLQQAFIDQDAFQCGYCTPGQILSGVGCIKEGHTGSAEEIREWMSGNICRCGCYVKIVRAVEQTAQGK from the coding sequence ATGTCTACCGAACCCCCCGCGTCACCCGTCGCTCCTGCCGAGGGACCACCGACAGCGCCGTCCCGGCGCACGTTCATCGCGACGACCACCGCCGTCGGTGGTGCCGTCGTGGCCGGCGGTCTGACCACGGTCGCCTCCCCCTTCGGCACCCAGGAGGCGGCCGCCGCCGAAGCACCGCCCGCCAGCCGCGTCTCCTTATCGGTCAACGGCAAGCGGCACACCGTCACGGTCGACAACCGGACGTCGCTGCTGGACCTCTTGCGCGAGCACCTCGGTCTGACAGGGTCCAAGAAGGGCTGCAACGCGGGGGCCTGCGGCGCCTGTAGCGTCCTGGTCGACGGACGCCGGGTCAACTCCTGCCTCACCCTGGCGGTTCGCCTGGAGGGCTCCGAGGTCACCACCATCGAGGGCCTGGCCGACGGCGACCAACTCCATCCCCTCCAACAGGCGTTCATCGATCAGGACGCCTTCCAGTGCGGCTACTGCACGCCGGGACAGATCCTGTCCGGCGTCGGCTGCATCAAGGAGGGCCACACCGGCTCCGCCGAGGAGATCCGGGAGTGGATGAGCGGCAACATCTGCCGCTGCGGCTGTTACGTCAAGATCGTGCGCGCGGTCGAGCAGACCGCACAGGGGAAGTGA
- a CDS encoding SDR family oxidoreductase, translated as MASTTPLTVLVVGATGSIGTHVVAEALQQGHHVKALARDPERARASLPDGARIVAGDLGRADTLADAVDGIDAVVFTHGSHGGPGQAERVDYGGVRNTLEALGQRPARISLMTAIGVTGRPEGAGRGDDDPITDAHAWKRRAERLVRASGRPYTVVRPGWFDYNAPDQHALVMLQGDTRHAGDPSDGVVSRRQIAQVLVSALTTTEADHKTLELVAEHGPAPTDLAPLFADLAADPSGSLDAALDKANMPLDTEPESVRQELEAVRTG; from the coding sequence ATGGCCAGCACCACCCCGCTGACCGTCCTGGTCGTCGGCGCGACCGGCAGCATCGGCACCCACGTCGTCGCCGAAGCTCTCCAACAGGGCCACCATGTCAAGGCCCTCGCCCGCGACCCCGAGCGCGCCCGTGCCTCGCTGCCGGACGGCGCGCGGATCGTCGCCGGCGACCTGGGCAGGGCAGACACCCTGGCCGACGCGGTCGACGGCATCGACGCAGTGGTCTTCACGCACGGTTCCCACGGCGGCCCGGGACAGGCGGAACGCGTCGACTACGGCGGCGTCCGCAACACCCTTGAGGCCCTGGGGCAACGGCCCGCCCGGATCTCGCTGATGACCGCGATCGGAGTCACCGGCCGCCCCGAGGGCGCCGGACGCGGCGACGACGACCCGATCACCGACGCCCACGCCTGGAAGCGCCGCGCCGAGCGCCTGGTCCGTGCCAGTGGCCGCCCCTACACCGTGGTGCGTCCCGGCTGGTTCGACTACAACGCCCCTGACCAGCACGCCCTGGTGATGCTGCAGGGCGACACCCGGCACGCCGGCGACCCCAGCGACGGCGTCGTCTCCCGCCGCCAGATCGCCCAGGTCCTCGTCTCCGCCCTCACCACTACTGAGGCAGATCACAAGACCCTCGAACTCGTCGCCGAGCACGGTCCGGCCCCCACCGACCTCGCCCCGCTCTTCGCCGACCTCGCGGCCGACCCTTCCGGCTCTCTCGACGCCGCCCTGGACAAGGCCAACATGCCGCTCGACACCGAACCCGAAAGCGTCCGGCAGGAGTTGGAAGCCGTCCGCACCGGCTGA
- a CDS encoding DUF2255 family protein, translating into MTSTCCFTDADPADQPAVDTAYHAKYDAYRGIVDHVLTEQARAATLKLIPR; encoded by the coding sequence GTGACCTCGACGTGCTGCTTCACCGACGCCGACCCGGCCGACCAGCCCGCCGTGGACACCGCCTACCACGCCAAGTACGACGCCTACCGGGGCATCGTCGACCACGTGCTCACCGAGCAGGCCCGCGCCGCCACGCTCAAGCTCATCCCGCGCTGA